In one Melaminivora jejuensis genomic region, the following are encoded:
- a CDS encoding diguanylate cyclase domain-containing protein — MSFDPQHTAPPLPDTPTAIPKARLLIVDDQPINIQTLHRIFQGDHEVFMATSGEQALQFCRSQRLPDMILLDIVMPGMDGLEVCRRLKAEPLTADIPVIFITSLSSPQEETTALEAGGVDFISKPVNPAVVRARVRTHLTLKAQSDRLRALAFIDGLTGIANRRRFDEALDVEWRSAIRCSEPLALLLIDIDQFKRYNDHYGHPAGDACLQAVAATIARHAARPHDLAARYGGEEFACLLGGSTLAGAQAKAEAIRHAVEELQLEHATSAVAPHVTVSLGVAVCLPAQGDEAQQLLAGADAALYQAKADGRNRQASAPAGMRYLAWLEQRG; from the coding sequence ATGAGCTTCGATCCCCAACACACGGCGCCCCCGCTGCCCGACACCCCGACCGCGATCCCGAAGGCACGCCTGCTCATCGTGGACGACCAGCCCATCAACATCCAGACGCTGCACCGCATCTTCCAGGGCGACCATGAGGTCTTCATGGCCACCAGCGGCGAGCAGGCCCTCCAGTTCTGCCGCAGCCAACGCCTGCCGGACATGATCCTGCTGGACATCGTCATGCCCGGCATGGACGGCCTGGAGGTGTGCCGCCGCCTGAAGGCCGAGCCGCTGACGGCGGACATCCCGGTCATCTTCATCACCAGCCTGAGCAGTCCGCAGGAGGAGACGACCGCGCTGGAGGCCGGCGGCGTGGACTTCATCAGCAAGCCCGTCAACCCGGCCGTGGTGCGGGCGCGCGTGCGCACCCACCTGACGCTCAAGGCCCAGAGTGACCGCCTGCGCGCCCTGGCCTTCATCGACGGCCTGACGGGCATTGCCAACCGGCGCCGCTTCGACGAGGCGCTGGACGTGGAGTGGCGCAGCGCCATCCGCTGCAGCGAACCGCTGGCGCTGCTGCTGATCGATATCGACCAATTCAAGCGCTACAACGACCACTATGGCCATCCGGCAGGCGATGCCTGCCTGCAGGCGGTGGCAGCCACCATCGCGCGCCACGCCGCACGCCCGCACGACCTGGCGGCGCGCTACGGCGGCGAGGAGTTCGCCTGCCTGCTGGGCGGCAGCACCCTGGCCGGCGCCCAGGCCAAGGCCGAAGCCATCCGGCACGCCGTGGAGGAATTGCAGCTGGAGCACGCCACCTCGGCGGTGGCTCCGCATGTCACGGTGAGCCTGGGCGTGGCCGTATGCCTGCCGGCCCAGGGCGACGAGGCGCAGCAACTGCTGGCCGGTGCCGACGCCGCGCTCTACCAGGCCAAGGCCGACGGGCGCAACCGCCAGGCCAGCGCACCAGCCGGGATGCGCTATCTG